TCACTGCGGCGTGCGACACTGTGTCGCGTGGCAAGTTTGTTTCTGCCGGCAGGCGTCGACAGTGTGTCGCTGTTGACTGTTTTACTTTTTTAGTGCCCGTATTGGTTTCACTTGAAGCGAATTTCTTTCCGATGCATTTTCAGCCCTCAGAAAGGTCGACAGATAGTTCCGGTGGTTTCCGCCGTGAGTTTAGAGTTTTTTGTTGCTGGCCAAGATACTCAATTTGTAAGGTGGGTTCATTGgctcctgaatttttttttcggaatttttttacagcatacattttatttagattaatttCACTTGTCAGAAATTAATTTGTACTTAATTTCATCTTTCTTGCCCGTATCGTGTAACATTTTCGTATCTTATAACGGCTTTACACACAATGTCTACATTTTTTTTCGTGGAGGTGCTTTCTGGACATCGATACATAATGTGTCAATGTAGTGTACCCCACCTTCAAAGGCCCGGTTCCTTTTGCCAAGGagaaaaatttagttcagtgttTGCTATGATCCCGTCAAGACCGAAGGATATTACCGGCGGCAGTCGTCTTGTTTTTTCTTTTCTGCTCAGTCCACTTTTTCAACGGTAAGTTCTActtcttttcttataaatatttggtgtgaTTTGATAAACTTAGGGTAACATGATATCTTTTTGCAACgagtaataatgaagtattattCTGTATATTTGCACTCATTGAATTAAGGATTCATTACattggattatttttcaatgatttttttagtcATGAATCAACCAAAAAATGGCGTCAAACGGCATTTATCTAATTCCTTGAACTTTTCTGGCGAGCCATCCCCCGTTGTTCGTGGCACTTCCTCTGCACTGACGTCGCCTGGACCCTCATCAAGTGGCCTGCTGTTCGGATCGCCTTCACCTAAGAAAAATAAATCCCATGTGCTGGTCAAAAAGCAGTGGACAGAGGAGGAGCTACTCGATGCGTTGCAGAATTCTGACAGGGAGGAGGATCTCAATTCTGACTCGGAATCTAGCCCAGTGGAATGCACCGATGAAAATGAGgaaggtgatgatgatgaagaagaggcaggtgatgttgatttttttccaaatgcaacTCCATCTATTGCCGTAACAACCGTGATGTCAGCTAGCCCACCAGCCATACCATCTCCCGGGAGTCAAGTGTCCCAAAATCACGGTGCAGCTGTTGTAGATGCACCACCAGCTGCAGCAGGGCAACCATCAATATCGACTTGGTGTCAAAACGCGCATCCTTCCGCACAAATTCCTTTTTCAGGAAATTCtgggttgaaaataattcctcaaggaaataaacctcaagattatttttatttgttattttctgatCAAATATTCGATTTAATATGGCAGCAGACAAATTTGCAAGCACAAAATTTGTCATCTAAGAATGTTTCACCTAAAGCTCGCATAAATGGATGGAAAGACATCAACCGTGATGATTTTGAGGTTTTCTTGGGTTTGCTTTATCTTTCTGGTCATATTCATGTACCCAGTTTTGCAcattattggatgaaaaattcGGTGTATAACTTTCCCCTTTTCCGAAATGCCATGGGGCGCgacaaatttttacttattcttaGAACTCTTCACTTTGCGAGAAATCCTCAGCAAGGTGAACCTAAACCGTCAGACCCACTTTTCAAAATCAACCCATTGGTGGAGTTATTTCATCAAAGAATGTCAGACATTTATTATCCCTCTAAAGAGTTGAGCATATATGAGTCAATGTTGTTATGGCGGGGACGCCTTTTCTTCAGGCAATATATCCAGAATAAGAGGCACAAATATGGTATCAAACTATACATGTTGACACAGCCTAACGGTCTCTTattgaaatttagaatttattgTGGTTCTGCTGATAAGGTAGTCGGTGGAATTGGCCATGCTGAAAAGGTCGTGAAACACCTTATAAAAGATCACTTAGATGTAGGCCATGCAATATATATGGATAACTATTATTCTGGGGTTGGTCTAACAGCTTACTGTCTTGATCGTAAAACATACGTAACAGGAACCTTGAAGGCGAACCGGAAAGGTAACCCATCAGATATAGTGCAAAAAAAGTTGAAGCCTGGTAATGTAGAAGCAACTTACTCTAATAATGGCATCTGTGTTCTCAAATGGCGGGACAAACGTGACGTTCTAATTGTGTCCTCAGAGTTTGGCGCCCGTATGTCTGAACACAAATCCCGCTCTGGTAAGGTTACTCAAAAACCTGAGGCTGTCCTAAAGTATAACGAGTTTATGGGAGGGGTCGACAGATGTGACCAATTATTAGCATACTACCCCTGTGAAAGAAAAACTCTTCGCTGGTATGCCAAAGTTGGCGTTCACATATTCCACGTTATACTGAACAATGCCTTTATACTGtataatattttcagcaataatgaaaaattgactcTTTTGCAATTTCGGGATAGTGTGATTCAATCACTAATTTATCAACATCGTCCACCTCTTGAATCTTGGGCAGAAAATCCCAAGTCAAAAAACATCCATGTTCCGAGAGAAGttccccgaaatgaaaaaaatagaaaaataagaaagagatgTGTCATATGTAAAAATGCAAACATGCGAATAGAGTCGAACTATGTAAAAATGCAAACATGCGAATGGAGTCGAACTATTACTGCGATCTATGTCCAGGGAAACCAGGATTATGCATTGAAAGCTGTTTTGAACGATTTCATGGTTATAAATGAAAGACTGtactgatatttttacatattgctctttgtaaaaaatatcttacctattTGTAATTTATGATTATATGTTTTTCTCTTATAAAAAAGTGTTCATAaggatgttgaaataaatatttatgtttctgaAAAGTCTACCCGGTTTCAATGTCTAAAAGTAATGGATGGTAAAAAATGTGTAATGTTACTGAAAAATTGATTTGGATATCAACTATATACCTATAGTTTACAATAAACTTAACTTATTGATCTGACACGAATAAAGAGAGAATCTGACAAAGTAACATTATTTGGAAAATCCAAccgagaaaatggatttttttacattttacgcttttttgcaataatttatatttcatgtataaatttttatttgattgtatGTGTGCGAGTTACTTAGATTAACTATTTTTAAGCGATACACTAGTGAATTCTTGTTGTTTTATGAGATATATTCTGCGTGTACCCAA
This genomic interval from Ischnura elegans chromosome 5, ioIscEleg1.1, whole genome shotgun sequence contains the following:
- the LOC124158620 gene encoding piggyBac transposable element-derived protein 4-like isoform X1, with translation MIFLVMNQPKNGVKRHLSNSLNFSGEPSPVVRGTSSALTSPGPSSSGLLFGSPSPKKNKSHVLVKKQWTEEELLDALQNSDREEDLNSDSESSPVECTDENEEGDDDEEEAGDVDFFPNATPSIAVTTVMSASPPAIPSPGSQVSQNHGAAVVDAPPAAAGQPSISTWCQNAHPSAQIPFSGNSGLKIIPQGNKPQDYFYLLFSDQIFDLIWQQTNLQAQNLSSKNVSPKARINGWKDINRDDFEVFLGLLYLSGHIHVPSFAHYWMKNSVYNFPLFRNAMGRDKFLLILRTLHFARNPQQGEPKPSDPLFKINPLVELFHQRMSDIYYPSKELSIYESMLLWRGRLFFRQYIQNKRHKYGIKLYMLTQPNGLLLKFRIYCGSADKVVGGIGHAEKVVKHLIKDHLDVGHAIYMDNYYSGVGLTAYCLDRKTYVTGTLKANRKGNPSDIVQKKLKPGNVEATYSNNGICVLKWRDKRDVLIVSSEFGARMSEHKSRSGKVTQKPEAVLKYNEFMGGVDRCDQLLAYYPCERKTLRWYAKVGVHIFHVILNNAFILYNIFSNNEKLTLLQFRDSVIQSLIYQHRPPLESWAENPKSKNIHVPREVPRNEKNRKIRKRCVICKNANMRIESNYVKMQTCEWSRTITAIYVQGNQDYALKAVLNDFMVINERLY
- the LOC124158620 gene encoding piggyBac transposable element-derived protein 4-like isoform X2, whose translation is MNQPKNGVKRHLSNSLNFSGEPSPVVRGTSSALTSPGPSSSGLLFGSPSPKKNKSHVLVKKQWTEEELLDALQNSDREEDLNSDSESSPVECTDENEEGDDDEEEAGDVDFFPNATPSIAVTTVMSASPPAIPSPGSQVSQNHGAAVVDAPPAAAGQPSISTWCQNAHPSAQIPFSGNSGLKIIPQGNKPQDYFYLLFSDQIFDLIWQQTNLQAQNLSSKNVSPKARINGWKDINRDDFEVFLGLLYLSGHIHVPSFAHYWMKNSVYNFPLFRNAMGRDKFLLILRTLHFARNPQQGEPKPSDPLFKINPLVELFHQRMSDIYYPSKELSIYESMLLWRGRLFFRQYIQNKRHKYGIKLYMLTQPNGLLLKFRIYCGSADKVVGGIGHAEKVVKHLIKDHLDVGHAIYMDNYYSGVGLTAYCLDRKTYVTGTLKANRKGNPSDIVQKKLKPGNVEATYSNNGICVLKWRDKRDVLIVSSEFGARMSEHKSRSGKVTQKPEAVLKYNEFMGGVDRCDQLLAYYPCERKTLRWYAKVGVHIFHVILNNAFILYNIFSNNEKLTLLQFRDSVIQSLIYQHRPPLESWAENPKSKNIHVPREVPRNEKNRKIRKRCVICKNANMRIESNYVKMQTCEWSRTITAIYVQGNQDYALKAVLNDFMVINERLY